CCCTTGGACAAGTAATGTTTTTCGGTCCCGGTGCAGGAAAAGGCGCAACAGCAAGTGCAGTTGTTTCTGATATTTTAAACCTAGTTGGTATCCTTAAAAATAGCGGTAACAATGGGCAAATTCATCCTCTTTACAGTTGCTCTCACCAAGACTATTGCACGGTAGCACCAATTGCAGAATTAGTTACCAGATTTTACTGTCGTTTTATTTGTCAAGATAGTCCTGGAGTTATTGGTCAACTAGGAACCGGCTTTGGCAAACATGATGTTAGTTTAGAATCAGTAGTCCAAATCGGCTTTAAAAACAATTGTGCCGAAGTAGTCGTAGTTACGCACGATGTCCTCGAAGGAAAAGTTCGGGCTGCATTAAAAGAGATTGGCAGTCAAGACGCGATCGCCGACATTCCTAGTATTCTTCGAGTGCTTTAAATATCGCGACCTTTTGCGAAAATAAAAGCCTCGCTCGAAACCGTTTTTTCACTTAAAATTAACTCAAAAAAACCAGCGATCGCTCTCTCAAATTTAAACAGAATTATTTCGCCGTCTTCGTGTTGTTTGCCACCACATAATAATACCAGTCACAATCAAAAATAATAGACCTAAAGCATTCAAAAATGTATAAACATTTTCAAGATTAATAGAACCAAAATTACCTCGATGTAAAGCTAACAACCAAATAAAATCAGATTCCTTCCCTGCTATTACAGCCAATTGAAAAAGCACTCCTGTGGTCAAACTTAACAACAAAGGCAATAGCATAATCGGGGCAAGATTACGATGCAGTTGGCGGACA
The Oscillatoria salina IIICB1 genome window above contains:
- a CDS encoding PepSY domain-containing protein encodes the protein MSSSLKRYVRQLHRNLAPIMLLPLLLSLTTGVLFQLAVIAGKESDFIWLLALHRGNFGSINLENVYTFLNALGLLFLIVTGIIMWWQTTRRRRNNSV